In Spirochaeta isovalerica, the genomic window GACCGGTTTTATTGGAGTTCTGATGAAGATTAAAGATCAGTTTGTTAAAATCGAAAAGCTGTTCAATATGGTTCTCATTTCCTTTACCACCGCCATGTTCATCATTGTCATATTCAATGTCTTTATGCGGTTTGTCCTGAATAATTCCATCGGCTGGGCCGATGAGCTTTCCAGGTTTATATTCATATGGATTTCCTTTCTCGGTGCCGTTCTGGCCTACAAGTCCGATGAGCACGTGGGATTGAGTTTCATTGTTGATAAAATAAAGTCTTCCGCTGTCAGAAAATCGCTCTTTTTTATACAGCGACTTGCGGTTCTCTTTGTTCTGCTTATTATGACTTATTACGGTTACATCGTTACGATCAGCGCCAAAAATGTCTCTCCGGCCCTTTCCATAACCCTGTCCACCGTTTATATGATAGTCCCTTTCTGCGCGCTTCTTATGACTCTGCTCGCCATAGGGAAGATAGCGGCCCTTTTTTCCGGAAAAAACGGTGATGCTGCTGAAAAATCGGAGGTAACGCTGTAATGC contains:
- a CDS encoding TRAP transporter small permease, yielding MKIKDQFVKIEKLFNMVLISFTTAMFIIVIFNVFMRFVLNNSIGWADELSRFIFIWISFLGAVLAYKSDEHVGLSFIVDKIKSSAVRKSLFFIQRLAVLFVLLIMTYYGYIVTISAKNVSPALSITLSTVYMIVPFCALLMTLLAIGKIAALFSGKNGDAAEKSEVTL